One genomic segment of Heterodontus francisci isolate sHetFra1 chromosome 25, sHetFra1.hap1, whole genome shotgun sequence includes these proteins:
- the smim29 gene encoding small integral membrane protein 29 produces MNNSSTTVPPVVESNEVAGYVLVPFCLLTLIGFAVAMVMYIQKRRRLDKLRHQLLPVYTYDPTEEMNEAEDDLLLDSDEPKVIQGWGTSQQYRRTFFTKSMKA; encoded by the exons ATGAATAATTCTTCAACGACCGTGCCTCCTGTTGTCGAAAGTAATGAAGTTGCGGGATATGTTCTAGTGCCTTTCTGTCTTCTGACGTTAATCGGATTCGCTGTTGCTATG gTGATGTATATTCAGAAGCGACGCAG ATTGGACAAGCTGCGACACCAGCTACTGCCTGTTTATACCTATGACCCCACTGAGGAGATGAACGAAGCTGAGGATGATCTTCTCCTGGACAGTGACGAACCAAAG GTTATACAAGGTTGGGGGACATCACAACAATATAGAAGAACATTTTTCACAAAGAGCATGAAAGCTTGA